A region from the Anaerobacillus sp. CMMVII genome encodes:
- a CDS encoding metal ABC transporter ATP-binding protein — protein sequence MRANQPEIIVEKLSVNYDGHQALKNINFSFHSGQLVGIIGPNGAGKSTLIKAILGLEKFAGKIEICGKSIKEMRKKISYVPQRSAIDFDFPVLVEDVVLMGRYAFIPWYKKASLIDKEIARDALEKVGMTEFAKRQIGQLSGGQQQRVFIARALAQQADMFFLDEPFVGIDATSEEIIVNLLRQLQYEGKTIFVVHHDLSKVEKYFDHLLLLNQELVGAGTVADIYKPELLSTAYKGSITLFGNQENMMVVSN from the coding sequence ATGAGAGCTAATCAACCTGAAATAATAGTAGAGAAACTCTCTGTAAATTATGATGGTCACCAAGCGTTAAAGAATATTAATTTCAGCTTTCATAGTGGCCAGTTAGTAGGAATTATAGGCCCAAATGGAGCGGGGAAGTCAACATTAATCAAAGCAATACTCGGACTCGAGAAATTTGCAGGTAAGATTGAGATCTGTGGTAAATCGATAAAAGAAATGCGAAAGAAAATATCCTATGTACCACAAAGAAGTGCCATTGATTTCGACTTTCCTGTTTTAGTGGAAGATGTTGTGTTGATGGGAAGATACGCGTTTATTCCGTGGTATAAAAAGGCTTCCTTAATAGATAAAGAGATAGCTAGAGATGCATTAGAGAAGGTTGGGATGACAGAGTTTGCGAAACGACAAATTGGTCAGCTCTCTGGTGGTCAGCAACAAAGAGTATTCATTGCGAGGGCTCTAGCACAACAAGCAGATATGTTTTTTCTAGATGAACCGTTTGTTGGTATCGATGCTACTTCTGAGGAGATCATCGTAAATTTATTACGCCAGCTTCAATATGAGGGGAAGACAATCTTTGTCGTTCACCATGATTTAAGTAAGGTTGAGAAATACTTTGATCATCTTTTACTTTTAAATCAAGAGTTAGTTGGCGCTGGAACAGTTGCCGATATTTATAAACCTGAACTTCTTTCAACTGCGTATAAAGGAAGTATAACGCTATTTGGAAATCAGGAAAACATGATGGTGGTGAGCAATTAA
- a CDS encoding metal ABC transporter solute-binding protein, Zn/Mn family, whose translation MLKQKIYKYFLLIVTAMFVVVGCGGTDDNEEANQSVEGLSIVTSFSILDDIIGEIIGDRGTTSYIVPIGEEPHEYEPLNSDFQKVSNADVFIVNGLDLEEWLTKIVGQVTNTPVFEASQGIEPIPLVGSTDEYDPHAWLSVVNVIQYVNNIVGKLSELDPEGSSLYKENGGRYIEELQQLHEWIETEVANIPIENRVIVVSENAFKYFGAEYGFITEGIWDINSHEEGTTGQISRIIDIVRDGNVPALFIETTVDPRYINQIATETGVDVAGTVFTDAIGKTDDTNSYIKMMKANVTTFVNGLKSP comes from the coding sequence ATGTTAAAACAAAAAATTTATAAGTATTTCCTATTAATTGTAACAGCAATGTTCGTAGTCGTTGGTTGTGGTGGTACCGATGATAATGAAGAAGCTAACCAATCTGTTGAGGGATTATCAATAGTAACGAGTTTCTCAATTTTAGATGATATCATAGGGGAAATTATTGGTGATCGAGGAACAACGAGTTACATTGTTCCTATTGGGGAAGAACCTCATGAGTATGAGCCACTAAACAGTGACTTTCAGAAAGTTAGTAATGCCGATGTATTTATTGTAAATGGGCTAGATTTAGAGGAATGGTTAACGAAAATAGTGGGGCAGGTAACAAACACACCAGTTTTTGAAGCGTCTCAAGGTATAGAACCTATTCCTTTGGTAGGCTCCACTGATGAATATGATCCTCATGCGTGGCTAAGTGTTGTGAATGTAATTCAGTACGTAAATAATATTGTGGGTAAACTATCAGAATTAGATCCGGAAGGTTCTTCACTTTATAAAGAGAATGGCGGACGGTATATCGAAGAGCTTCAGCAATTACACGAGTGGATTGAGACTGAAGTAGCAAATATTCCGATAGAAAACCGTGTCATCGTTGTTAGTGAAAATGCATTTAAATATTTTGGGGCAGAATATGGATTTATTACAGAGGGAATTTGGGATATAAATTCTCATGAAGAGGGAACAACAGGGCAAATTTCTCGAATTATTGATATTGTTAGAGATGGAAATGTTCCTGCTTTATTCATTGAAACAACAGTAGACCCAAGATATATAAATCAAATTGCAACTGAAACAGGTGTAGATGTGGCAGGTACAGTTTTTACCGACGCTATAGGTAAAACAGACGATACTAATTCGTATATAAAAATGATGAAAGCAAATGTAACGACATTTGTTAACGGCTTAAAATCACCCTAA
- a CDS encoding DUF2624 domain-containing protein, producing the protein MNPFILQMVNNKLNSIKKDELIHLAKQYQFKITEAQAKKIIAILRSETIDVSNLAQRERILAKIKQQVDAKTEKQMNEMLKQYDQFL; encoded by the coding sequence ATGAACCCTTTTATCTTACAAATGGTTAATAATAAATTAAATTCAATTAAAAAAGATGAGTTAATTCATTTAGCAAAACAATATCAATTTAAAATAACAGAGGCACAAGCTAAAAAGATTATTGCCATTTTACGTTCAGAAACAATCGATGTTAGTAATTTAGCTCAACGGGAACGGATCTTAGCCAAAATCAAACAACAAGTTGATGCTAAAACTGAGAAGCAAATGAATGAAATGTTGAAGCAGTATGATCAGTTTTTGTAA
- a CDS encoding metal ABC transporter permease — MNFIDQVSRYQYLQNALIAAILVGIICGVIGCFIILRGMALMGDAISHAVLPGVVIAYMLGASFFVGAVVTGVLTALGIGYISQNSKIKDDSAIGIMFTAMFAFGVVLNSSLKGTSVDLWHILFGNVLAVSTTDLWVTFGMSVFVIFMIILFYRPLLLSTFDPTMAKATGLPVKFIHYMLMLLLSLVTVASLQAVGIILVVAMLITPGATAYLLTDRLSVMLVFSALFGVVSGVLGLFFSVIFDVSSGSMIVLIASLLFGLAFLFSPKQGVIWRAFRSNIQQG; from the coding sequence ATGAACTTTATTGACCAAGTATCAAGGTATCAATACTTACAGAATGCCTTAATTGCTGCTATTTTAGTAGGGATTATTTGCGGGGTAATTGGCTGTTTTATTATCTTGAGAGGTATGGCATTAATGGGCGATGCCATTTCACATGCAGTATTACCTGGAGTAGTTATTGCTTATATGCTTGGAGCTAGTTTTTTTGTTGGAGCAGTCGTAACTGGAGTATTAACCGCATTAGGAATCGGCTACATCTCTCAAAATAGTAAAATAAAAGATGACTCTGCCATTGGGATAATGTTTACAGCGATGTTTGCTTTTGGTGTTGTTCTTAATTCGTCATTAAAAGGAACAAGTGTTGATCTATGGCATATTCTCTTTGGTAATGTCCTAGCAGTTTCAACAACAGATTTATGGGTTACCTTTGGCATGAGTGTATTCGTTATTTTTATGATCATCTTGTTTTATCGACCATTGCTATTAAGTACCTTTGATCCAACAATGGCCAAAGCAACAGGACTACCAGTGAAATTCATTCACTATATGCTAATGTTACTTTTATCTCTTGTTACAGTGGCCTCATTACAGGCCGTAGGGATTATCCTGGTAGTTGCAATGCTTATTACACCGGGGGCAACAGCCTATCTGCTAACTGATCGTTTGTCTGTTATGCTTGTTTTCTCAGCATTATTTGGTGTTGTTTCTGGTGTCCTCGGACTGTTCTTCTCAGTTATTTTTGATGTAAGTTCAGGTTCAATGATTGTTTTAATAGCATCATTATTGTTTGGCTTAGCATTTTTATTCTCACCTAAACAAGGTGTGATTTGGCGGGCATTTCGATCAAATATACAACAAGGTTGA
- a CDS encoding deoxyribonuclease IV produces MKLGSHVSMSGKKMFLASSEEAVSYGANTFMIYTGAPQNTRRKPVEELNIPAGLAHMLEHGIDEIIVHAPYIINIGNSQKPETFELGVNFLKSEIARTHEFGAKQIVLHPGAHVNAGADIGIKKIIEGLNEVLERDQEVQIALETMAGKGSECGRSFEELAEIINGVHLNEKISVCLDTCHVHDAGYNIVEDFDGVLNQFDQLIGLDRLKVLHINDSKNERGAKKDRHENIGFGHIGFDALCYIVHHPQLADVPKILETPFVGPDKKDTKAPYKHEIAMLRSKTFDPEIKEKIMA; encoded by the coding sequence ATGAAACTAGGATCACACGTATCAATGAGTGGTAAAAAGATGTTTCTTGCTTCAAGCGAGGAAGCAGTGTCATATGGTGCTAATACGTTCATGATTTATACTGGTGCACCCCAAAATACAAGAAGAAAGCCAGTTGAGGAGTTAAATATTCCTGCTGGACTAGCTCATATGCTTGAACATGGAATTGACGAAATTATTGTTCACGCCCCATATATCATTAATATTGGCAATTCACAAAAGCCTGAGACGTTTGAGTTAGGGGTTAATTTCTTGAAGTCAGAAATAGCTCGAACACATGAATTTGGGGCAAAGCAAATTGTTCTTCATCCTGGTGCCCATGTGAATGCTGGTGCCGATATCGGAATTAAGAAGATTATTGAAGGACTTAACGAAGTGTTAGAAAGAGATCAAGAAGTACAAATTGCGTTAGAGACGATGGCTGGTAAAGGTTCTGAATGCGGACGAAGCTTTGAGGAGCTAGCAGAAATCATAAATGGTGTCCATCTAAATGAAAAGATATCCGTTTGCTTGGATACTTGCCACGTACATGATGCTGGCTATAATATCGTTGAGGACTTTGATGGGGTCTTAAATCAATTTGATCAACTAATTGGCCTAGATCGCTTAAAGGTTCTTCATATCAATGATAGTAAAAATGAACGCGGTGCTAAAAAAGACCGTCATGAAAATATTGGATTTGGTCATATTGGCTTCGATGCCCTTTGCTACATTGTTCATCATCCGCAACTAGCCGATGTTCCAAAGATATTGGAAACACCATTTGTTGGTCCAGATAAAAAGGATACAAAAGCACCATATAAACATGAAATCGCCATGCTTAGAAGCAAAACTTTCGATCCAGAAATAAAAGAGAAGATTATGGCATAG
- the ppx gene encoding exopolyphosphatase, whose product MHKENLALIDIGSNSIRLVIFQLDEGGYHKEVQNLKVVARLSSHINGDGNLTDQGMNVLLASLKRFQDITRTYELIKIKCVATAAIRQVKNQEAILTKITEETDFSIRILTEYEEAFYGYLAVTNSTNLKDGITIDIGGGSTEVTLFNNRQLLYYHSFPFGAITLANKFIKNEIPTSEELTQLRKFLIKHFQTLSWVNQKDLPLIGIGGSARNLALIQQRNINYPLSGLHQYMMKYSNLKEITENLITLPQKQRQSIDGLSKDRADIIIPAAEAITALMEVANAKTFIISNKGLRDGLFYEELFKQLHIDRFQNVAEESFNLLSRNYDISLNHVTYLSSLARNLFCELKGLFAHDLTKEDLRLLHLGCRALYIGEFISHEASSQHTFYLLTNLSIDGISHSDRLKIALIASFKSRSSLQSYLLPFKEWFTKAECEKIEFLGALLKFSYSLNLTKRKVFSTIKLTTQSADNIHIELNYLENPYFEENQAQKYKKHLERILKRRIGLIFCSET is encoded by the coding sequence ATGCACAAAGAAAATTTAGCTCTTATCGATATAGGCTCAAATTCCATTCGCCTTGTTATTTTTCAACTAGATGAAGGCGGTTATCATAAAGAGGTACAAAATTTAAAGGTCGTTGCTAGGTTAAGTAGCCACATAAATGGTGATGGAAATCTGACAGATCAAGGTATGAACGTACTGCTTGCTTCATTAAAAAGGTTTCAAGATATTACCCGTACATATGAACTCATAAAAATTAAGTGCGTTGCTACCGCAGCTATACGCCAAGTGAAAAACCAAGAAGCAATCTTAACGAAAATTACGGAAGAAACAGATTTTTCCATTCGCATTTTAACAGAATACGAAGAAGCTTTCTATGGTTATTTGGCAGTTACCAACTCAACAAACTTAAAAGATGGGATTACCATTGATATAGGTGGTGGAAGTACTGAAGTAACACTGTTCAATAATAGACAATTGCTTTATTATCATAGCTTTCCTTTTGGCGCCATTACGTTAGCGAATAAGTTTATCAAAAATGAAATCCCCACGAGTGAAGAGTTAACTCAGTTAAGAAAATTCCTAATAAAACATTTTCAAACATTATCATGGGTTAATCAAAAAGACTTACCTCTCATAGGTATTGGGGGAAGTGCAAGAAATCTCGCACTTATTCAGCAAAGGAACATAAACTACCCGCTTTCTGGCTTACATCAGTATATGATGAAGTATTCCAATCTTAAGGAAATTACAGAAAACTTGATCACATTACCTCAAAAGCAACGTCAATCAATTGATGGATTGTCAAAGGACCGTGCTGATATTATCATTCCTGCTGCTGAAGCAATTACAGCTCTAATGGAAGTAGCGAATGCGAAAACATTCATCATTAGCAATAAAGGACTTAGGGATGGTCTTTTTTACGAGGAACTATTTAAACAATTACATATTGATCGCTTTCAAAATGTAGCGGAAGAAAGCTTTAACCTCCTTTCTCGCAATTATGATATTAGCTTGAATCATGTTACTTATTTATCTAGTCTGGCAAGAAACTTATTTTGTGAATTAAAAGGATTATTTGCTCATGATCTTACTAAAGAAGATCTGCGCCTTTTACATTTAGGTTGTCGAGCACTTTATATAGGTGAGTTTATTAGCCATGAAGCTAGTAGTCAACATACTTTTTACCTATTAACGAATTTATCCATTGACGGAATTTCACACTCAGACCGCTTAAAGATTGCCCTGATTGCTTCCTTTAAATCTAGGAGTAGTCTGCAATCCTACCTTCTGCCTTTTAAAGAGTGGTTTACAAAGGCTGAGTGTGAAAAAATTGAATTCTTAGGTGCACTTTTGAAATTTTCATACAGCTTAAACTTAACAAAACGGAAGGTTTTTTCTACAATAAAACTAACCACGCAAAGCGCTGATAACATTCACATAGAATTAAACTATCTAGAAAATCCCTATTTTGAAGAAAATCAAGCACAAAAGTATAAAAAGCACCTTGAAAGAATTTTAAAAAGGAGGATCGGTCTGATCTTTTGTAGTGAAACTTAA
- a CDS encoding metal ABC transporter ATP-binding protein, which yields MQKDIEVIENIIDIRSLSFQYGSKLVLDNINLQVKKGTFLGVVGPNGSGKSTLIKCILGLLQPTKGQINLFEHPINKFHHWEKIGFVSQKANSFNTGFPATVFEVVSMGLFAKVGLFRFLTKKHKEKVREAIDLVGMTEYSKQNIGELSGGQQQRVFIARALVSDPELLILDEPTVGVDIQSATNFYSMLSELNKTGITLLLVTHDVAAMTEYVNAVACLNKQLHFHGNTREFQENHGLSAFHGQDVHLLVHNHNSNTVGGK from the coding sequence ATGCAAAAAGATATTGAGGTAATTGAAAATATTATTGACATTCGGTCCTTATCTTTTCAATATGGATCAAAACTTGTGTTAGATAATATTAATTTACAGGTCAAAAAAGGTACATTTCTTGGAGTAGTTGGACCAAATGGATCAGGAAAGTCTACGCTTATTAAATGTATATTAGGTTTATTACAGCCAACTAAAGGACAAATAAACCTTTTCGAACATCCAATTAATAAATTTCATCATTGGGAAAAGATTGGGTTCGTTTCACAAAAAGCAAATAGTTTTAATACTGGTTTTCCAGCAACAGTATTTGAAGTTGTCTCAATGGGGTTGTTTGCAAAGGTTGGACTTTTCCGTTTTTTAACGAAAAAACATAAAGAAAAGGTAAGAGAAGCCATAGATTTAGTTGGTATGACAGAATATTCAAAGCAAAATATTGGAGAACTTTCAGGTGGACAGCAGCAAAGAGTGTTTATTGCAAGAGCCTTAGTTAGTGATCCCGAATTATTAATATTAGACGAGCCAACTGTCGGAGTTGATATTCAGTCTGCTACCAATTTTTATTCAATGTTAAGTGAACTAAATAAAACCGGAATAACCCTACTTTTGGTTACGCATGATGTCGCGGCAATGACAGAATACGTTAATGCTGTAGCTTGCTTAAATAAGCAATTACATTTCCATGGAAATACGAGAGAATTTCAAGAAAACCATGGGCTTTCAGCTTTTCACGGGCAGGATGTACA